ATGAAGGCGTGGGTGACGGCCTCGACGCCGCGCTCGGCGGCCATCTCGACGAGCGCGAACAGGTGCTCGTAGTCCGAGTGGACCCCGCCGTCGCTGACCAGGCCCATGAAGTGGACCCGGCCGTCGTGTTCCTTCGCGTACGTCGAGGCTGCCTGGAGGGCGTCGTTGGTGTGGAAGGAGCCGTCCGCGATGGCGTCGCTGATCCGGGTGTACTCCTGTTTGACCACGCGCCCCGCGCCGATGTTCAGGTGGCCGACCTCGCTGTTGCCCATCTGTCCTTCCGGGAGCCCGACCCGGCGGCCCGACACCTCCAGCGTGCCGTACGCGCCCGCGTCGGCGAGCCGGTCGAAGTTCGGCGTGTCCGCGCCGACCACGGCGTCGCGCCCGCCCGACGCGCTGCCCGACGCCCGGTCGGACCGTCGCGGGTTTCGGTCGCTCAGCCCCCAGCCGTCGAGAATGATCACAGCCGCGTCCATGTCCGGCGTGTCACGGCGGCGCGGTAACTACCCTTCGATCCGGGGCACGTGAGCGTCCGACGCGGCCCAGCTTGCGGCGCGTCAGCACGGTCTCGGGGGCCGACCGCTCGGTCCGCTGGCTTTTTCGTGTCGGCCCCGAATCCCCGTGACAGATGACGCTCGACCCGGTGCATTTCGAGGGGATCGCCCGGCTGGCCCGCAGGATCGGCCGGGACGTCGACGACGGCGACCACACGGAACTCGCCGAGGACGTCTGGGCGGACTTTCTCGAACCGCTGGTCGACGACGACGGGCGCGAGGTGGTCACCCCGCTCGACGACCGGCGGCGGCGGTCGATCGACGTGGAGGCCGCCGCACTCCGGGGGTCGCCGTTCGATTCGACCCACGGGCTGGACTCCGGGACGATCAACCCGACCACGTTCAAGAACGGGCTGGTGCTGGACGTGGCACAGGCCGCGATGAGCGGCTGTCCCTCGGATCTGGACCTCCACCGGTCCCGGAGCCTCGTGGCGACGGTTCACGCCAGCGACGACGCCGTGAAACTGCCCGAGGAGTGGGTCACCTACGACGAGGGGTACGGTCGGCGGCGCGTGCTCCAAGCCCCGCCCGTGAACCGGTTCATGGAGGGGGTCGTCCACGCGCTGGCGCTGTACCTCGCCGAGAGCGAGCACGCGCTCGAACACGCCGACTGCGTCGACGACCTCCTCATCCTCGACGGGCCGCTGTACCCGAAGGAGCTGCTGAACTGGCAGGACCGCGACGCCGAACTCCGGGAGCTGGCCCACGACGCAAAGCCCCGCGCCATCGTCGAGAACTACGTCCGCCTCGTCGAGCGCTTCGTCGCCGCGGACACGCCGCTGGTCGGCTTCGTCAAGAACCCCTCCTCGAAGCTCATCACCCGGACGGTCGACCGCAAGGGCCACCCCGCGCCGTGGGTCGACGACACCGCCCTCTTCGTCCGCCTGCTTGAGCGCCGCGAGGACGGCGAGCGCCGCACCGACCAGCTCACCTTCACGAACTGGTTCGTCTCGCGGGGCGGCTCCGACCGCACGCTGGCCGCCGACGGCGACGCGCTCGGCATCGACCGGGAACTCGACCCGTCGGCGTACGAGGTGACGTTCTTCGTGGTGTACGACCCCCGCGAGGACGTGCTGTACAAGGTCGAAGCGCCGTACGCGGTCACGTCGGACCCCGACGTGCGGGACCGGCTGGAGCGCCACCTGCTCGCCGAGATCGCGGCCGAGCGCGGCCCGCCCGCCGCCGTCCACAAGGCCGACTCGCTGGCCCGGATCAGCCGGGAGGAGAAGCGGTCGCTCCGCCGGACGTTCGAGCGGTCGATGGACACCGAGGAGCAGCGGACGTACGACGACGTGCGGTGGGACGCCGAGCCGTAGTTTCCGGGGACGGCGGCTCCCGCGGGTGGCCCGTCAGGGCAGCACCGCTCCGAGCACTTCCTTCTCGGCCTTCCGGAGGTGCTGGTGGAACGTCGCCGGGCTGACGCCGAGCGACTCGGCCACGTCCTCGCCCGAACTGTCGCGGGGCCACTCGAAGAAGCCGGCGTGGTACGCGGCTTCGAGCGCGGTTCGCTGGCGCTCCGTGAGCGCCTCGAGGCCGGCCCGGCCCCGGTCGTCCGGCACCTCGGCGCGCGTCCGCTGTCGCCGTTTCACCATCTCCGCGGTCGGGTAGGTCTCCTGTACCGCGTCGATCACCTGCCGGGCGTCCGCGCCCGGCGAGAGGTGCAGCCGCATCCGGTAGTCCCCGTCCTCGATGACGGCCTCGTCGACCGACCCGCCGATCGACGCGAGGGCGGCGAGCACCGGCGGGTCCGACAGCCGGAGCTCGAACCCCGATTCGTCGTCCGCCTCGGGGTCGCCGTGGAACGTCACGTCGGTCCAGTGGGGTATCGCGCCGACCAGCGTCTCGAGATCCCCGGTGGCGTCCGGGGTCGCGTTTCCGTACACCAGGAACTCGCCGTCCTCGACCGGGACCGCGCTGTCTATTCGGATGCGGCCCTCGCGGTCCCCGTCCGCCTCGACCGCGTCGAACACGTCCGCGATCCGGAACTCGAGTTCGGTCACCTCGTCGCCCATCAGCGCGCGCTTGCGCTCGGTCGCGGCGATCGCGTGGCCGACGACCTCGCCGAGCTGGCCGACGACCGTCCGCTCGGGTTCGGCGAACGCGTCGGGGCGCTCCGCGTACACGTTCAACACGCCGTAGACGGTGTCCTCGTGAACGATCGGGATCGCCGCGGAGGAGCGTACCCCGTACTCCTCGGCCGTGTCGCGCCACGGGCTGTAGTTCGCGGCGGTCCGCACGTCGCTGACCGTCTGGATCTCGCCGGTGCGCAGCGCCCGCGCGGTGGGACCTTCGCCCCGTTCGTCCGTCTGGTCGGCCGAGATGTGCACGTCGTCGAGGTACTCCGCCGCGCCGGTCTCGGTGCGGACGGTCACCTCCTGGGTCGCCACGTCGACCTCGCCGACCCACGCGAACAGGTACGACTCCGTCTCGACCAGGCGGTCACAGACCGTCTTCTCTATCTCCTCGCGGGTCGACTGGTCGATCGCCGCGTCGGTGATCTCGCGGACGACCTCGTTGATCCCGTTCAGCGCCGCGAGCTGCTCGCGCTGGCGGCGCAGCACCTGCTCGTCCCTGTGGCGGCCGATCGCGGTCGCGAGCACGGTGGCGACCGACTGCACGAACGTCACGTCGTGCTCCGAGAACTCCCTCGTGGCGGTGTCGTGGGTGCCGAGGATCCCCCACGGCTCCTCCCGTGGCCCGATGACCACGCTGATCCCGCTCCGCACGTCGTGGTCGGTCAGCAGGTCCGGCCCGCTGAACCGCGTCTCCGTGGCGAGGTCGCTCACGACCACCGGCTCCGCGGACGCCAGCGTGTAGGCCGCCTGCGAGTCGTCGTCGACGGCCGAGACGGTCGCCTCGCCCACGACCCCCTCGTCCCATCCGACGCCCTGCCGGAGCAGTAGCTCCTCGGCGTCGGCGTCCAGGTCGAGCACCTTGCAGTAGTCGGTGTCGAGCGTCTCGGCCACCTCCGCGGCCGCGGCGGCCATCAGGTCGTCGACGTCGGTGTCCTCCAGCGCGCGCTGGCCGAGGTCGGCGACCACCTCCTGCTGGCGGACGCGCCGCCGCAGCTCGCGCTCGCGTTCGAGGCGGTCGGACACGTCGCGGACGACGCCGCACCGACCGTAGCCGTCGCTCGTCGGCAGCGGGCCGAACCGGGCCTCGACCGGGAACTGGTCGCCGTCCCGGGTGTGGAGGTCGAACTCGAGCACGGCCGCCTCGCGGTCGCCCTCGACCACCGCCGCCGTCCGGTCGGCCGCCTCGCCCGCGAGGTCGTCGTCGTACACCGTCGAGGAAGGGCGGCCGAGCAGCTCCTCGCGCTCCCAGCCGGCCATCTCGCAGAACGCGTCGTTGACCATGACGAACCGGGCGTCGTCGTCGAGCGCGTAGATCCCGTCGTCGACCGTCTCGACGATCGTCTCGTACTGCTCCAGTTCGCGCTCGCGCTCCTTGCGCTCGGTCACGTCCCGGAAGTACACCGAGAGCCCGGTGTCGGACGGGTAGATCGTCGTCTCGAACCACGCGTCGAGCGGTTCGTACTGCGCCTCGAACGAGCGCTGTTCCTGTTCCTCCATCGCCCGGAACGACTCCTCCTCGAACCGCGTGCCGACGACCTCCGGAAACACCTCGACGAACTTCCGTCCGGCGAGTTCGCCCGGCGTCCGGTCGAGCAACTCCGCCGCGCGGTCGCTGACGTAGGTGATGCGGTACTCCGTATCGAGGCCGACGAACGCGTCGTCGATCCGGTCGAACACGTCGTCGAGTTCGCGCTTTAACTCGTCGCGCTGTCGGCGGACCTGCCGTTCGCGCTGCCGTCGCTCGGTCATGTCCCGCGTCACCTTCGTGTACCCCTTCAGTTCGCCGTCGTCGTCGCGGATGGCCGTGACCGTGACGTTCGCCCAGAACCGCGAGCCGTCCTTCGCCACGCGCCAGCCCTCCTCCTCGACCGACCCGAGCCTGGCCGCCGCTTCGAGGTTCCGCTCCGGGACGGACGACACGCGGTCCTCCTCGGTGTAGAAGACGGAGACGTGCTCCCCGATGATCTCGTCGGCGTCGTACCCCTTGATCCGCTCCGCGCCGGGGTTCCAGCTCCGGACCCGTCCCTCCGGGTCCAGCCTGAAGATGGCGTACTCCTCGACGGCGTCGACCATCGACTCGAACTGCTTCCGCTCCTGTCGACGCGCCCGCTCGGTGAGTTTCCGTTCGGTGATGTCGTAGTACAGTTCGACGCGCCCGCCGGCGTACGCGCCGGACGGTATCGGCTTGCTCCGGTGTTCGAGCCACCGCCGCTCGCGGTGCTCGCCCGTCGTCACGCGACACTCGAACCGCTCGGTTGCGGCGTTGTCGTCGTACGCCGAAAGCAGCCGGTCGGTGAACCGCTCCGTGTTCTCGACGACCGGCGCGATCCGCTCGCGCACCAGCGACCGCTTGTCCCGACCGAGCACCCGTTTCCGGTCGACGCCGAAGTACCGCTGGACGGCGTCGTTGATCCAGGCGACGTCGAACTCGGCGTCGAGCACGAACACGCCGACGGCCGCCTCGTCAAGCACGTCCTCGACGACCGATTCGGCGGCCGACGCGGAGCCGCTTGGCGGTCCGGTCGCCCCCGGCCGCCACCAGACGCGGGCGCTCGCGCCGACTTTCTTCGTGTCGAGTTCGCCGTGCTCGACGAGCCGTTCCAGCCGCTCGTACGTGCTCCGCCGGCCGAGGTCGAGCGAGTCCGCCACCTCGCTCGTCGTCCGCGGCTCCCCACCCCTGTCGAAGCGTGCGAGCGTCTCCCGGAGGCTGTCGGTCAACGCTTCGGAGGCCATACCCCATAACAGCGCCTTACCTATTTCAACGCTCCGCCGGTGGAGGGTGCGTAGCGGCCCGCTACTGGAGTAATTAGCGATATACAGGCCGCAAACCCGTTCGAAGCGGTTGCCATCTGGTACGTATCCTGCCGACGGCCGTGCCGGGGCGGGCCTAATCAGTTATAGCGATCGCTTACGGTGGGCAGGCCCGTCGGTACAGGTACTGCCGGCAGCCACCGGCGAAACGGAGCCAGACCACGATGTCACAGAGCACTCACGCGGCCGACGATTCGGGCACAACCCTGTCGAACAGCGAACGCCACCGGCTGCTTGCGTCGGCACAGCGGCGTGCCGTGGTCGGTGTCCTCGCGGACCGGTCGGTCCCGATTGAACTGAACGAGTTGGCGGCGGCCGTCGCCGCCGAACCAACCGACGACACGACCGACGGTCGGACCGCCCGGGAGACCGCGACCGCGCTCCACCACCACCACCTGCCGATGATGGCGGACCTCGGTGCGATCGAGTACGACGCCGAGACGAACGCCGTCGCCGCGTGTCACGTCTGTCCGGCGGCGCTCCGGGAGTAGCCCCCGTCTCAGACCTCCGCGCCCGGCTCTTCCTTCCGGACCTCCACGTCCACGTCCGCACCGTCGACGCCCAGCCGGGCGAACTGCGTCCGGACGTGGTCCTTCGCGGCGTCGAGCGCCTGCTCGCGGGTGTCGAACCCGCGTGGCATCGGCGACTCGAACGCGATCCGCAGTTCGCGGCCGTCGACCTCCTGTGTCGTCCCGCCGCTCTCGACCTCGTAGAACTCGTCGCAGACCCAGACGTACGGCGCGTCCTCGTCGGGCGCGCCCTTGAACGAGGGGGCGCGCTCCCCCCGCTCGTACAGCGTGCCGGTCAGCTCGGTCCCGCCAGCACGGCCGCGAACCAGTAGCATGAACCGCCGGTACGGCGGCGAGACGAATAAGGCCACGGGTCCGGCGGTTCGGAGCGCGACCGAGTGTGCGAACTGTTTTATCGGAACGCTCGCATGTCGGGAACATGGCCGATCTGGGAGATTACACCGAGTACGACGGCGCGGACGGCGACGGGTCGGACGGCGGGGCGGCCGCCGACGGCCCGGACGACGCCGCGGCCGACGACCCCGACACCGGGAGCGACGACGCGGCGTCGTTCGAACCGGTCGACGCGACCGTCGTCGGCGAGGACCAGGGGATCGGCACCGTCGCCGTCTCCGAGGGCCTCTGCATCGGCGAGGACGAGGACGACACCACCCTGCGCGCGTACGTCACGGCCGAGAACCGGCCGAACGTCCGCATCGGCAAGTACCTGCTCGTCCCGTACCCCGACGAGGGCGGGCGGGGGAGCGCCGGGCGCGGCGAGAAGCTGTTCTGCCGGATCACAGCCCTGGAGTACGTCCAGGAGTACCGGAGCGACGACGCCACCGAGATCCACGCCCGGCGGGCGATGCGCAGCGACGGCATCGACGAGGCCGACTTCAAGTTCCTCGCCACGCTGGAGCCGGTGGCGATCCTGTACGAGGAAGACGGCGACCTCAAGCGCCGGATGACCGACCGCGTCCCGAAGCCGGAGACGCCGGTCCGCGAGGCCGACGACGCCTCCGAGATCAAGACGGGGCTGAAGATGCCCGACGACGGCGTGTTCCTCGGCCACCTCTCGGTCGGCGGCGAGAAGGTTCGCACCGCGGCCGAGCCGCCGACGATCGACTACCGGCTGAAGGACGACTACGAGGACGGCGACCCCCTCGTCTTCCGGCACACGCTGGTCGCGGGCGGTACGGGGTCGGGGAAGACCCACGCCTCGAAGAACGTCCTCCGGCAGTTCCTCGCCGCGGACCGCACGTACGACATGGAAGACGGCCGGGAGGCCCGGGCCGCCGTCGTGCAGTTCGACCCGCAGGACGAGTACGCACAGATGCACGACGACAACCCCGCGATGACCGACGACGACCGCCGCCGGTTCGAGCGCGAGGGGATCGCCCACGGCGGCCACGACGACACCAAGGCGCTCGTCCCGGTCGTCG
The genomic region above belongs to Halostella salina and contains:
- a CDS encoding DNA double-strand break repair nuclease NurA, encoding MTLDPVHFEGIARLARRIGRDVDDGDHTELAEDVWADFLEPLVDDDGREVVTPLDDRRRRSIDVEAAALRGSPFDSTHGLDSGTINPTTFKNGLVLDVAQAAMSGCPSDLDLHRSRSLVATVHASDDAVKLPEEWVTYDEGYGRRRVLQAPPVNRFMEGVVHALALYLAESEHALEHADCVDDLLILDGPLYPKELLNWQDRDAELRELAHDAKPRAIVENYVRLVERFVAADTPLVGFVKNPSSKLITRTVDRKGHPAPWVDDTALFVRLLERREDGERRTDQLTFTNWFVSRGGSDRTLAADGDALGIDRELDPSAYEVTFFVVYDPREDVLYKVEAPYAVTSDPDVRDRLERHLLAEIAAERGPPAAVHKADSLARISREEKRSLRRTFERSMDTEEQRTYDDVRWDAEP
- a CDS encoding PAS domain S-box protein, with the protein product MASEALTDSLRETLARFDRGGEPRTTSEVADSLDLGRRSTYERLERLVEHGELDTKKVGASARVWWRPGATGPPSGSASAAESVVEDVLDEAAVGVFVLDAEFDVAWINDAVQRYFGVDRKRVLGRDKRSLVRERIAPVVENTERFTDRLLSAYDDNAATERFECRVTTGEHRERRWLEHRSKPIPSGAYAGGRVELYYDITERKLTERARRQERKQFESMVDAVEEYAIFRLDPEGRVRSWNPGAERIKGYDADEIIGEHVSVFYTEEDRVSSVPERNLEAAARLGSVEEEGWRVAKDGSRFWANVTVTAIRDDDGELKGYTKVTRDMTERRQRERQVRRQRDELKRELDDVFDRIDDAFVGLDTEYRITYVSDRAAELLDRTPGELAGRKFVEVFPEVVGTRFEEESFRAMEEQEQRSFEAQYEPLDAWFETTIYPSDTGLSVYFRDVTERKERERELEQYETIVETVDDGIYALDDDARFVMVNDAFCEMAGWEREELLGRPSSTVYDDDLAGEAADRTAAVVEGDREAAVLEFDLHTRDGDQFPVEARFGPLPTSDGYGRCGVVRDVSDRLERERELRRRVRQQEVVADLGQRALEDTDVDDLMAAAAAEVAETLDTDYCKVLDLDADAEELLLRQGVGWDEGVVGEATVSAVDDDSQAAYTLASAEPVVVSDLATETRFSGPDLLTDHDVRSGISVVIGPREEPWGILGTHDTATREFSEHDVTFVQSVATVLATAIGRHRDEQVLRRQREQLAALNGINEVVREITDAAIDQSTREEIEKTVCDRLVETESYLFAWVGEVDVATQEVTVRTETGAAEYLDDVHISADQTDERGEGPTARALRTGEIQTVSDVRTAANYSPWRDTAEEYGVRSSAAIPIVHEDTVYGVLNVYAERPDAFAEPERTVVGQLGEVVGHAIAATERKRALMGDEVTELEFRIADVFDAVEADGDREGRIRIDSAVPVEDGEFLVYGNATPDATGDLETLVGAIPHWTDVTFHGDPEADDESGFELRLSDPPVLAALASIGGSVDEAVIEDGDYRMRLHLSPGADARQVIDAVQETYPTAEMVKRRQRTRAEVPDDRGRAGLEALTERQRTALEAAYHAGFFEWPRDSSGEDVAESLGVSPATFHQHLRKAEKEVLGAVLP
- a CDS encoding DUF7344 domain-containing protein produces the protein MSQSTHAADDSGTTLSNSERHRLLASAQRRAVVGVLADRSVPIELNELAAAVAAEPTDDTTDGRTARETATALHHHHLPMMADLGAIEYDAETNAVAACHVCPAALRE
- a CDS encoding DUF7113 family protein — its product is MLLVRGRAGGTELTGTLYERGERAPSFKGAPDEDAPYVWVCDEFYEVESGGTTQEVDGRELRIAFESPMPRGFDTREQALDAAKDHVRTQFARLGVDGADVDVEVRKEEPGAEV
- a CDS encoding ATP-binding protein: MADLGDYTEYDGADGDGSDGGAAADGPDDAAADDPDTGSDDAASFEPVDATVVGEDQGIGTVAVSEGLCIGEDEDDTTLRAYVTAENRPNVRIGKYLLVPYPDEGGRGSAGRGEKLFCRITALEYVQEYRSDDATEIHARRAMRSDGIDEADFKFLATLEPVAILYEEDGDLKRRMTDRVPKPETPVREADDASEIKTGLKMPDDGVFLGHLSVGGEKVRTAAEPPTIDYRLKDDYEDGDPLVFRHTLVAGGTGSGKTHASKNVLRQFLAADRTYDMEDGREARAAVVQFDPQDEYAQMHDDNPAMTDDDRRRFEREGIAHGGHDDTKALVPVVDGTSYGADHHRAEQVEFTIPFSMVRTNRWLIAGGSLNDNQFNALDVLVDRFFRQYGDSGTYEQFCSFLDDPALREELHESGRVHEATFDAVTRRVRGFGSVFDGDAPPITDLVPELVRPGGLSVVPTYHINDTRATEVVVLAVSSLLVDQKLSNAPTYDRIKETPLVVGMDEAHNFLTDADSVQARKVIGKFTDAAKQGRKERLGLFLITQDPQDIADPVFKQINTTVVLNLGDEDAISSVNIPSNLEGKVPYMEKGQMVVYSPDNSEPVELIGLPTCVTKHGRE